The following coding sequences lie in one Cloeon dipterum chromosome 1, ieCloDipt1.1, whole genome shotgun sequence genomic window:
- the mask gene encoding ankyrin repeat domain-containing protein 17 isoform X3, which yields MKSVKMPNVAKNSQSDGQKVEKVSAERDYGKLSSTPQSSGSSPRKSDENNYSNFMPTTSSSDSEEEDDVSETSEKYLERNASLPEDSEHHERTVDPETQARLEALLEAAGISKLSSSDGKALADPEVLRRLTSSVSCALDEAAAALTRMRHDNPRAPQQETRSLVEACSGGDVCTVRKLLSEGRSVNETTEEGESLLSLACSAGYLELAQVLLAMSAGVEDRGIKGDCTPLMEAASAGHADIVQLLIDNGADVNAQSSTGNTPLMYACAGGHLEVVEILLKSHANVEDHNENGHTPLMEAASAGYVNVAKILLDNGAGINTHSNEFKESALTLACYKGHLEMVRFLLAAGADQEHKTDEMHTALMEASMDGHVEVARLLLDSGAQVNMPTDSFESPLTLAACGGHVDLALLLIERGANIEEVNDEGYTPLMEAAREGHDEMVALLLGQGANINAQTEETQETALTLACCGGFVEVSEFLIKAGADIEAGASTPLMEASQEGHIDLARYLLTVGANVNATTSTGDTALTYACENGHTDVAELLLQNGADLEHESEGGRTPLMKACRAGHLCTVQFLVSKNADVNRQTTNNDHTPLSLACAGGHQTVVEFLLANHADPFHKLKDNSTMLIEASKGGHTHVVHMILDYPNSVMTQQQVAIATAAAAAVAPHPPGSLSNSSTQPPSPAPTPTATQSTPGLHEVPEAVRAAAPPIEDTAPAPSSATATTPVNAAKSGMSAAVQGKSSAQKSAVRKSRPGSTQEGSPPATQDVDKRFVTLAETEFLAQGLDPELLSQKSMTQLKDLESKLKLEEEKNLQKKIMEELQRVEEELVSTPHKLLGEPAPTTQQAAELPPSGAPSSSGSSSSASPPATKVKVLDIPFEDINKGITNISLPTDLTFSSLPPNFFSPLCATTLPVSFYGSPASKVAPQLGQSLSALSQQGIDLGAMANQTGFSLASMPSISFQAPTAVTSASTTSIQNAPVPTAAQILGDVPTSFHAAAAAAPDSTTIGFNLASPTTIQDRPKAKPVSKKDGKSRINKQQLAALQLHQITQLNQQLQAHVANQPPISEIAGSDVKVANEAHAKSLMQQTAHTQQTLQQLHQLQNQLKQLEETGIGGASQSQIHQILQKHIKQSSKGRDGKCSQVAKEEGDKDDISVEETFIEEKTADLLAALQLQFDQKSMDTSLSYQKAVEEALNMSMLSPQPTQQPGLPGSQTINIQFPAPPALDASEAVARNAAIQRLDYIPVKMQLKQSNEIIVPGTNIHMSYQLPMNQPAVSLPANAFVQAAVPSEESNLFASGSGPPGQAQLQAISSRLAQASASLGGLKPHKIPMLPPQIATAPQTPEGGVTPTSVPSSGSRSSSTSSVSGSDTKQTVTSSTTAAATVSTSTQSTTSIAPSVTQAATQTPNKKKGSKKNAILAAATQPIRPTLTAAAVAAQQQPVAVNQQQQHAHHHHQQLVEDDKTLLAQHQNIMQNYQYDATTGVPIYQNGTTPYSCAPCPQQFHGIDVDSETDSNHDTALTLACAGGHEDLVELLLSRGANIEHRDKKGFTPLILAATAGHEKVVKILLDHHADIEAQSERTKDTPLSLACSGGRIEVVSLLLSRNANKEHRNVSDYTPLSLAASGGYVNIIKLLLNAGAEINSRTGSKLGISPLMLAAMNGHTAAVKLLLDMGSDINAQIETNRNTALTLACFQGRNEVVSLLLDRKANVEHRAKTGLTPLMEAASGGYVEVGRVLLDKNADVNATPVPSSRDTALTIAADKGHVRFVELLLTRGAQVEVKNKKGNSPLWLAANGGHLSVIEMLYNHSADIDSQDNRKVSCLMAAFRKGHVKAVKWMVHRVNQFPNDLEMSRYMSTINPNEKELLEKCDECVKEIRSAKELQATKASQNADNLLEELDMEKNREELKKAAAARRRERKKKKKLEKKEEKQRKQDENDGDDKESGDEDDKDNEPQENEETNKVALQNENAAEVAPRNEVLVDKEEGDSGIDANSQGSCSSNDVKNKDKRKEKKKKNKAAMSPPGAGAKSDKENSPEPLLEKEAPKSKQASPLPVSKDIKASTVAPILPAEKPVPTPVAALHTATESNTVSGKQRVNSRANKIPHLMFEATPKPQQHPAEREDFEATGNETYIPSSKSKKSSSHLSASNQYCDPEVQASAKSSAGPKQGGKDGWNTVTRKYFNSPFKSKKVTVPSNAISRVIGRAGSNINAIRNVTGAHIEVDKQNKGPGDRTITIKGSPEVTKHAHNLISALVKDPDADLNTILPNVTAAATKKNAAAAVTASSATWTAEVTKAAASAMKSSKAANSTTTLKPIPLSSQTSGAIKQNVVANAQLQKLGWTLDSKPELPALESMPAAAGLTPLVRNPTNAKGASGASTSGSRGGSTAPRHVAAAEKRAALAAAATSNTKTTMSYTTAIMTAGRPTKITATTTQTFAAKLTESAAPTATAAANPAAPAASSQPKQSRGAATSVPLAATAPPSPSKPAASRASTAGIPSLIDAVTIVKPLMAESVPNGPPVPTVHSQQGRKTPQDQQPIQAPQQQQQPIARPASQTDTPQYSLFDNKPSWVNDPSQKNMNFASVAAAGGAAATVQTIAQPKFMETPLTPVADVNKAPGYRGNHNMQSPVLSKAGMITSQLTNYKNVGPSYSSEPAAPINMNTSSNSKATQPIGRPSSHGEIGRPSSHGEIGRPSSHGEIGLPPVPHMMTERTSGHLLLQSASNMEPPPSQQQYTVAPSSGYEHPSPMLNVVQPLVSLQEVGQQNMMQPYQQSQQLNAAPNMATHYQSGVAANQASAASMSPPSMHSRLNPRATDFSSSLHAMSGKQQPQQASQTNVQQPPPHQQMPPHAMQQMYNMHGGQNSSTSLILNHYKPMSAGGSFHRGGGGPPGHHQLPPTRWPQDILNIMPGGNMAPELLGIENGAAHMHHGSPSNMSPSANNNSPPVDQHTGVQQQMKKQHGAMADENRGKLHPIGSERLWKANSNAEPPDSWAMQQNPTSWNNMPQNPRYMNRTMLTRDDMDPNYHNMPDGSHGYMNGGAPTINMMQHGGMYMPPYMQGFADMGPDVIGKIEGPSWDQAARTGMTDLPDKSQGWTNWSK from the exons ATGAAGAGTGTCAAAATGCCGAACGTCGCAAAGAATAGCCAGTCTGATGGACAAAAAGTTGAGAAAGTAAGTGCTGAACGCGACTACGGGAAACTCTCGTCAACTCCCCAATCGTCAGGATCGAGCCCGAGGAAATCCGACGAGAACAATTACAGTAACTTCATGCCAACCACAAGCTCGTCCGATAGCGAGGAAGAAGACGATGTTTCGGAG ACCTCCGAAAAATACCTTGAGAGGAACGCGTCGTTGCCAGAAGACTCGGAACACCATGAAAGAACAGTGGATCCTGAAACACAAGCCAGACTGGAGGCACTGCTAGAAGCAGCTG GTATAAGTAAGCTATCCTCTTCTGATGGAAAGGCGCTCGCAGACCCTGAGGTTTTGAGACGCCTGACATCAAGCGTTTCCTGCGCACTGGACGAAGCGGCGGCAGCCCTCACCAGAATGCGCCACGACAACCCCAGAGCGCCGCAGCAGGAAACCAG ATCACTGGTTGAAGCTTGCTCCGGCGGTGATGTTTGCACCGTCAGGAAGTTGCTTTCAGAAGGGCGAAGTGTAAACGAAACAACCGAGGAAGGCGAGAGTCTGCTTTCCCTAGCCTGCTCAGCGGGGTACCTAGAGCTTGCCCAG GTCCTTTTGGCGATGAGCGCGGGGGTCGAGGACAGAGGAATCAAAGGAGACTGCACGCCTCTCATGGAGGCAGCCTCGGCAGGCCATGCAGACATTGTCCAGCTGCTCATTGACAATGGTGCCGACGTCAATGCACAATCGTCCACAG GAAATACACCTTTGATGTATGCTTGTGCTGGCGGCCACCTAGAAGTCGTTGAAATCCTTCTGAAGTCACATGCCAACGTGGAGGACCACAATGAGAATGGGCACACGCCCTTGATGGAGGCCGCGAGCGCCGGCTACGTGAACGTAGCCAAGATTTTGCTGGATAACGGCGCCGGGATAAACACGCACTCCAATGAGTTCAAAGAATCCGCCCTCACCCTAGCTTGCTACAAAGGCCACCTAGAAATGGTCCGCTTTCTTTTGGCTGCTGGAGCAGATCAA GAGCACAAAACGGATGAAATGCATACGGCCTTGATGGAAGCGTCAATGGATGGACACGTCGAGGTTGCCAGGTTGTTGCTGGACTCAGGGGCACAG GTGAATATGCCAACTGATAGCTTTGAATCACCACTCACCCTGGCAGCGTGTGGTGGTCATGTTGACCTGGCCCTTCTACTCATTGAAAGAGGAGCAAACATTGAGGAGGTTAATGACGAAGGCTACACCCCGTTGATGGAAGCGGCAAGAGAAGGGCACGACGAAATGGTAGCTCTACTCTTGGGACAAg GAGCCAACATCAACGCTCAAACAGAGGAAACTCAAGAAACTGCTCTGACATTGGCATGCTGCGGTGGTTTTGTTGAGGTGTCTGAATTCCTAATCAAGGCCGGTGCTGACATCGAGGCGGGCGCGTCCACGCCTCTGATGGAAGCGTCGCAGGAGGGGCACATTGACCTGGCGCGCTACCTGCTGACGGTGGGGGCCAACGTAAACGCCACCACCTCGACCGGAGACACGGCACTCACCTATGCTTGCGAGAACGGCCACACGGACGTAGCTGAACTGCTTCTGCAGAATGGAGCCGACCTTGAACACGAGTCTGAAGGGGGCAGGACGCCCCTGATGAAGGCTTGCAGGGCCGGCCACCTCTGCACGGTTCAGTTCCTCGTGTCCAAGAACGCCGACGTCAACAGACAGACCACCAACAATGACCACACCCCTCTGTCCCTGGCATGCGCTGGAGGCCACCAAACAGTCGTCGAGTTCCTCCTTGCCAACCACGCTGATCCTTTCCACAAGCTGAAG GATAACTCAACAATGTTAATTGAGGCGTCGAAGGGTGGGCACACACACGTCGTCCATATGATCCTCGACTATCCAAATAGTGTGATGACCCAGCAGCAAGTTGCCATCGCCACTGCTgcggcagcagcagtcgcACCCCATCCGCCTGGCTCCCTGAGCAACTCAAGCACCCAGCCTCCATCCCCTGCCCCCACGCCGACCGCCACCCAATCCACCCCTGGCCTTCACGAAGTGCCAGAGGCGGTCAGAGCGGCAGCACCCCCTATCGAGGACACCGCACCGGCGCCTTCTTCCGCGACCGCCACCACTCCCGTGAATGCGGCCAAGAGTGGCATGTCTGCGGCGGTCCAGGGCAAAAGCTCCGCGCAGAAGTCAGCAGTTCGCAAATCAAGACCTGGCAGCACTCAGGAAGGCTCGCCTCCAGCGACGCAGGATGTCGACAAGCGGTTCGTCACGCTGGCAGAGACTGAGTTCTTGGCCCAAGGGCTGGACCCTGAGCTGCTCTCTCAAAAGAGTATGACGCAGTTGAAAGACTTGGAATCCAAACTCAAACTTGAGGAGGAGAAAAACCTGCAAAAGAAGATCATGGAGGAGTTGCAAAGGGTGGAGGAAGAGTTGGTCAGCACGCCGCACAAGTTGCTCGGAGAACCCGCACCTACCACCCAACAAGCAGCTGAACTTCCACCTTCAGGCGCACCGTCATCGTCAGGATCGTCGTCGTCTGCTTCACCACCTGCCACCAAGGTCAAAGTCCTTGACATTCCGTTTGAAGATATCAATAAGGGGATCACCAACATCAGCCTACCAACag ACCTGACCTTCAGCAGTTTGCCCCCGAATTTCTTCTCGCCGCTCTGCGCTACCACGCTGCCAGTGAGCTTTTATGGGAGTCCCGCCAGTAAGGTGGCACCCCAACTGGGCCAATCACTCAGCGCCTTGAGCCAGCAGGGCATCGACCTTGGTGCTATGGCTAATCAAACAGGATTTTCACTAGCATCGATGCCTTCTATTAGCTTCCAAGCACCTACTGCTGTGACCTCTGCCTCGACGACTTCCATCCAAAACGCCCCTGTCCCGACTGCTGCCCAGATTCTTGGGGACGTGCCGACCAGCTTCCACgctgcggcggcagcggcccCGGACTCGACCACCATTGGCTTCAATCTCGCCTCACCAACCACGATCCAAGACCGGCCTAAGGCGAAACCTGTTTCCAAGAAAGATG GAAAAAGCCGAATCAACAAGCAGCAGCTGGCTGCCTTGCAACTTCATCAGATCACGCAACTGAACCAACAACTGCAGGCTCACGTCGCAAACCAACCACCGATCAGCGAGATCGCGGGAAGTGACGTCAAGGTAGCTAACGAAGCGCATGCAAAATCATTGATGCAGCAAACTGCCCACACGCAACAAACGCTGCAGCAGCTCCATCAGTTACAGAACCAACTGAAGCAGCTTGAAGAGACTGGCATTGGTGGTGCATCCCAAAGCCAGATCCACCAGATCCTTCAAAAACACATAAAGCAGAGCTCCAAGGGTAGAGACGGCAAGTGCAGTCAAGTCGCCAAGGAAGAGGGGGACAAGGATGACATCTCTGTTGAGGAAACCTTCATTGAGGAAAAGACGGCGGATCTCTTGGCGGCCTTGCAACTGCAATTTGATCAGAAGTCGATGGATACCTCTTTGTCATACCAGAAAGCTGTCGAGGAGGCTCTCAACATGTCCATGTTGTCGCCTCAGCCCACCCAACAACCTGGGCTCCCCGGCAGTCAAACCATCAACATCCAGTTTCCCGCACCTCCAGCCTTAGACGCAAGCGAAGCCGTTGCCAGAAATGCAGCTATTCAAAGGCTCGATTACATCCCAGTCAAGATGCAGCTAAAGCAATCTAATGAAATCATTGTG CCTGGAACAAATATTCACATGTCCTACCAACTGCCTATGAATCAACCGGCTGTCAGTCTGCCAGCAAATGCATTTGTTCAAGCTGCTGTCCCGTCAGAAGAATCTAACCTGTTTGCAAGTGGCAGTGGCCCTCCAGGGCAGGCTCAACTACAAGCTATCAGCTCTCGATTAGCTCAAGCTTCGGCTAGCCTTGGTGGCTTGAAACCACACAAGATTCCTATGCTACCACCACAGATAG CCACAGCTCCTCAAACCCCTGAAGGAGGAGTGACGCCGACATCTGTGCCGAGCAGTGGCAGTAGATCTTCCTCGACCAGCAGCGTCAGCGGAAGCGACACCAAGCAGACTGTGACCTCGTCGACCACCGCGGCCGCCACTGTGTCCACGAGCACGCAGTCAACCACAAGCATTGCTCCCTCTGTGACGCAGGCGGCCACGCAGACGCCGAACAAGAAAAAGGGCAGCAAGAAAAATGCCATCCTCGCTGCGGCCACTCAGCCGATCCGCCCGACTctaacggcggcggcggtggccgcTCAGCAGCAACCAGTTGCTGTGAATCAGCAACAGCAGCATGCGCACCACCACCATCAACAGTTAGTTGAAGATGACAAAACTCTGCTGGCACAGCATCAAAATATCATGCAGAACTATCAGTATGACGCAACCACAG GAGTGCCCATATACCAGAACGGAACGACGCCTTACTCGTGCGCACCTTGTCCTCAGCAGTTCCACGGAATCGATGTTGACTCTGAAACTGACAGCAACCACGACACAGCTCTCACGCTTGCGTGTGCGGGAGGTCATGAAGACCTGGTGGAGCTGTTGCTCAGTAGGGGCGCCAATAttg AGCATCGTGATAAAAAGGGATTCACCCCCTTGATACTTGCTGCGACTGCGGGCCATGAGAAGGTGGTGAAAATCCTTCTGGACCACCACGCAGACATTGAGGCCCAATCTGAAAGAACCAAGGACACGCCCCTCTCTCTAGCGTGCTCTGGAGGCCGAATCGAAGTGGTCAGCCTTCTCCTGTCTCGCAACGCCAACAAGGAGCACAGGAACGTGTCCGACTACACTCCTCTCAGTCTCGCCGCTTCGGGAGGCTACGTCAACATAATTAAACTGCTTCTCAACGCCGGCGCTGAAATCAACTCGCGCACAGGCAGCAAGCTTGGCATTTCTCCTCTTATGCTCGCGGCAATGAATGGACACACAG CTGCGGTGAAGCTACTCCTTGACATGGGCAGCGACATCAACGCCCAAATAGAGACAAATCGCAACACTGCTCTGACGCTTGCCTGCTTCCAAGGCCGAAACGAGGTGGTCAGCCTCCTCCTTGACCGCAAAGCCAACGTTGAGCACCGTGCAAAGACTGGCCTCACGCCACTCATGGAGGCGGCCAGCGGCGGTTACGTTGAGGTCGGTCGCGTACTCCTGGACAAGAACGCTGATGTCAACGCCACACCCGTCCCCTCGTCCAGGGACACAGCCCTCACAATAGCGGCCGACAAGGGCCACGTCCGCTTTGTTGAGCTGCTGTTGACCCGCGGGGCCCAAGTGGAAGTGAAGAACAAGAAGGGCAATTCTCCCCTTTGGCTAGCAGCCAACGGTGGCCATCTGAGCGTCATCGAAATGCTGTACAACCACTCTGCCGACATCGATTCGCAGGACAACAGGAAGGTGTCGTGCTTGATGGCCGCCTTTAGGAAAGGCCATGTCAAGGCTGTCAAGTGGATGGTCCATCGGGTCAACCAGTTTCCCAACGACCTGGAAATGTCCAGATACATGTCGACAATTAATCCTAATGAGAAGGAGCTGCTAGAAAAATGCGACGAGTGTGTTAAAGAAATCCGATCTGCTAAAGAACTGCAAGCTACTAAAGCCAGCCAGAACGCGGACAACCTCTTGGAAGAACTTGACATGGAGAAAAATCGCGAGGAGTTGAAGAAAGCTGCGGCAGCTAGGAGGCGAgaacgcaagaagaaaaagaagctgGAAAAGAAAGAGGAGAAGCAGCGCAAGCAGGATGAAAATGACGGCGATGACAAAGAGAGCGGAGATGAGGACGACAAAGACAATGAACCTCAAGAAAACGAGGAGACTAACAAGGTGGCTCTGCAGAATGAGAACGCCGCTGAGGTTGCTCCCAGAAATGAAGTGCTCGTGGACAAAGAAGAAGGCGATAGCGGTATTGACGCTAATAGCCAGGGCAGTTGCAGCAGCAATGACGTCAAGAACAAAGATAAGCGgaaggagaagaagaaaaagaataaGGCGGCCATGTCACCTCCAGGTGCTGGAGCTAAGAGTGACAAAGAAAACTCTCCCGAGCCACTCTTGGAGAAGGAGGCGCCAAAGTCGAAGCAAGCTTCTCCTCTCCCTGTTTCTAAAGACATCAAGGCTTCTACCGTGGCGCCCATTCTGCCAGCGGAGAAGCCTGTCCCGACGCCTGTGGCTGCCCTGCATACCGCAACTGAATCAAACACAGTTAGCGGCAAACAACGAGTAAACAGCAGAGCCAACAAGATCCCGCACCTCATGTTTGAGGCTACTCCAAAACCGCAACAACATCCCGCTGAGAGAGAAGACTTTGAGGCGACTGGCAATGAGACGTACATCCCGTCGTccaagagtaaaaaatcatcCTCTCATCTCAGTGCATCCAA CCAATACTGTGATCCTGAAGTGCAAGCTTCTGCCAAAAGCTCGGCGGGCCCCAAACAAGGCGGAAAGGATGGATGGAACACAGTTACACGAAA GTACTTCAACTCACCTTTCAAATCAAAGAAAGTTACTGTGCCCTCCAACGCCATCAGCAGAGTTATCGGCAGAGCAGGCAGCAACATCAATGCCATCCGAAACGTAACTGGGGCCCATATTGAGGTGGACAAACAGAACAAGGGTCCCGGAGACAGAACCATCACCATCAA GGGATCTCCTGAAGTCACAAAGCACGCGCACAACCTGATTTCCGCGCTCGTCAAGGATCCAGACGCAGACCTAAATACAATTCTGCCCAACGTAACAGCTGCTGCGACCAAGAAAAACGCTGCGGCGGCTGTCACAGCCAGCAGTGCAACTTGGACGGCGGAAGTTACGAAGGCGGCCGCCTCTGCAATGAAGAGCAGCAAGGCCGCGAACTCGACCACTACTCTCAAGCCTATACCGTTGTCTTCCCAAACGAGCGGCGCCATCAAGCAAAATGTGGTAGCGAACGCACAGTTGCAGAAGCTTGGCTGGACCCTAGACAGCAAGCCCGAACTTCCGGCGCTTGAGTCGatgccggcggcggcgggacTGACACCTCTGGTGCGGAACCCCACCAACGCCAAGGGCGCGTCCGGAGCGTCCACGTCTGGCAGTCGAGGTGGCAGCACCGCGCCCAGACACGTGGCCGCCGCTGAGAAGAGGGCAGCCCTAGCAGCCGCAGCAACCTCCAACACCAAGACCACCATGTCGTACACTACGGCCATCATGACTGCGGGCAGGCCGACCAAGATCACGGCCACCACCACGCAGACGTTTGCCGCCAAGCTGACTGAGAGTGCTGCCCCAACGGCCACAGCTGCAGCTAACccagccgcccccgccgcctcctCGCAGCCAAAGCAGTCCCGGGGAGCGGCCACGTCCGTGCCCCTCGCGGCCACAGCGCCACCTTCGCCCAGTAAGCCGGCAGCATCCCGCGCCTCCACAGCTGGCATTCCGTCACTCATTGACGCGGTCACAATTGTGAAGCCCCTAATGGCTGAGTCCGTACCCAACGGACCACCGGTGCCCACAGTCCACAGCCAGCAGGGTAGGAAAACGCCGCAGGACCAGCAGCCCATCCAagcgccgcagcagcagcagcaaccgaTCGCCAGGCCTGCCAGCCAGACTGATACTCCCCAATACTCGCTCTTTGACAACAAG cCGTCATGGGTGAACGATCCAAGCCAGAAAAACATGAACTTCGCCAGCGTCGCGGCCGCAGGTGGAGCAGCCGCCACAGTGCAGACGATCGCACAGCCCAAATTCATGGAAACGCCGCTCACGCCTGTAGCGGACGTAAACAAAGCTCCTGGCTATCGGGGTAACCACAACATGCAGTCACCCGTGCTGTCTAAAGCTGGGATGATTACGTCGCAATTAACGAACTACAAGAACGTCGGACCGTCGTACAGCAGTGAGCCAGCGGCGCCGATCAACATGAACACGTCGTCCAACTCGAAGGCAACGCAACCGATCGGCCGACCGAGCAGCCACGGCGAAATCGGCCGACCGAGCAGCCACGGCGAAATCGGCCGACCGAGCAGCCACGGCGAAATCGGCTTGCCTCCCGTCCCGCACATGATGACAGAGAGGACGTCGGGCCACCTGCTTCTGCAGTCCGCCTCCAACATGGAGCCGCCGCCTAGTCAGCAGCAGTACACCGTGGCGCCATCCTCCGGCTACGAACACCCGTCGCCCATGCTCAATGTGGTGCAGCCGCTTGTCAGCCTCCAGGAGGTGGGCCAGCAGAACATGATGCAACCCTACCAGCAGTCGCAGCAGCTCAACGCGGCGCCCAACATGGCTACGCACTACCAGAGCGGAGTCGCCGCCAACCAAGCGTCCGCGGCCTCCATGTCTCCGCCCAGCATGCATTCCAG ACTCAATCCGAGGGCCACCGACTTCTCGAGCTCACTTCACGCCATGAGCGGCAAGCAACAGCCACAGCAGGCGTCGCAGACGAACGttcagcagccgccgccgcaccagCAGATGCCTCCTCACGCGATGCAGCAGATGTACAACATGCACGGGGGCCAGAACAGCTCGACCTCTCTGATCCTGAACCATTACAAGCCTATGAGTGCAGGAGGCTCGTTCCACAGGGGCGGCGGCGGTCCGCCCGGCCACCACCAGCTGCCACCGACGCGCTGGCCGCAGGACATCCTCAACATCATGCCCGGGGGCAACATGGCGCCCGAGCTGCTCGGCATTGAGAACGGAGCCGCGCACATGCACCACGGCTCGCCGAGCAACATGTCGCCGTCGGCCAACAACAACTCTCCTCCGGTCGACCAGCACACCGGCGTGCAGCAGCAGATGAAGAAGCAGCACGGTGCCATGGCTGATGAGAACCGAGGCAAACTCCACCCCATTGGTTCCGAGAGGCTGTGGAAGGCAAACTCCAACGCCGAGCCACCCGACTCCTGGGCCATGCAGCAGAACCCGACCAGCTGGAATAACATGCCGCAGAACCCACGCTACATGAACCGTACCATGCTCACAAGAGATGACATGGACCCGAACTATCAC AACATGCCTGACGGATCGCACGGCTACATGAACGGCGGGGCGCCAACCATCAATATGATGCAGCACGGTGGCATGTACATGCCGCCGTACATGCAGGGATTCGCCGACATGGGTCCTGACGTGATCGGCAAGATAGAAGGCCCCAGTTGGGATCAGGCTGCGCGAACGGGAATGACGGACTTGCCAGACAAGTCTCAA GGCTGGACGAATTGGAGCAAATAA